In one Ralstonia pickettii genomic region, the following are encoded:
- a CDS encoding DUF4397 domain-containing protein, translating into MRIQIRKIAAVLALGSLGVLAGCGGGDNDIGQIIGTSAPQYRTVHANPFIGNVDFGVNGTTKTSNVAFKSVSNYFGIDATASTATVSNTGSSTPLASTGFTPANGHRYTALALVGANGSATSLALIDDPYNKSILSDKARVRAFNASYNAPNVDVYVTAPNVDLSAIAPTMSGAGYGGASPASTQDSIYVDGGTYQVRVATAGTKNIIFTSQPFSLANNADWLITTLPAGGVGAVTPNAIRVLVAQANGASQTASELPSQ; encoded by the coding sequence ATGAGGATACAGATCAGAAAGATCGCCGCCGTGTTGGCGCTGGGTTCGTTAGGTGTATTGGCGGGATGCGGTGGCGGTGACAATGACATCGGGCAGATCATCGGCACCAGCGCGCCGCAGTACCGCACGGTGCACGCCAACCCGTTCATCGGCAACGTCGATTTCGGGGTGAACGGCACCACGAAAACCTCCAATGTCGCGTTCAAGAGCGTCAGCAACTACTTTGGCATCGACGCGACGGCCAGCACCGCCACGGTGTCGAACACGGGCAGCAGTACCCCGTTGGCCTCGACCGGATTCACTCCGGCCAACGGCCACCGCTATACGGCGCTGGCCCTCGTAGGCGCCAACGGTTCGGCCACGAGCCTGGCCCTCATCGACGACCCGTACAACAAGTCGATCCTGTCGGACAAGGCGCGCGTGCGTGCCTTCAACGCTTCGTACAACGCCCCCAACGTCGACGTCTACGTGACCGCGCCGAACGTGGATCTTTCAGCCATTGCGCCGACCATGAGCGGTGCCGGTTACGGCGGCGCGTCGCCGGCCAGCACGCAGGATTCGATCTACGTCGATGGCGGCACGTACCAGGTGCGGGTGGCGACGGCCGGGACGAAGAACATCATCTTCACCTCGCAACCGTTCAGCCTGGCCAACAACGCCGACTGGCTGATCACCACGCTGCCGGCCGGGGGCGTCGGTGCGGTGACGCCGAATGCGATTCGCGTGTTGGTGGCCCAGGCCAACGGTGCCTCGCAGACGGCGTCTGAATTGCCCTCGCAGTAA
- a CDS encoding integrase: MPEPRPANAAPRPDNAASQAALQVFAQERERVQAWLAARASGARAVGASTLSQYRVEAERVCWYARTVGKPIASWQRDDASAYLRFLQEPPAWAVSARGTERDDANWTPLRGPLSARSARQSSIIAANLCGWLQRTGYLRANPFLDDDALVLTVPAPSAPAARPVTASEPDPALCASDMALMIDAVRARVALGREARLRQARDHFLAVLLAQAGMRVSELMFARMGDVALHAVPASHATTGAQLPSSVWLLAVGTGRAQRWLPCDALMSALREYRTAFGLSPLPLPNEATPLLLSVRKRSPRRADGTIIDSPALRRDFGERKGIASRSQLLLIVKAMLGEAAEYARAIGHADAAVRLANASLRSVRGAHLRERLATGEAAADVAHALGLAALPSASVRARDADLAASIVDAARKLALPSA, translated from the coding sequence ATGCCCGAACCGCGCCCCGCCAACGCCGCGCCTCGTCCCGACAACGCCGCTTCCCAGGCCGCTCTGCAGGTATTCGCGCAAGAACGCGAACGCGTGCAGGCGTGGCTTGCGGCGCGGGCTTCGGGCGCACGCGCGGTAGGTGCCTCCACGCTGTCGCAGTACCGTGTGGAAGCCGAGCGCGTGTGCTGGTATGCGCGTACAGTCGGTAAGCCGATTGCAAGCTGGCAGCGTGACGACGCATCGGCCTACCTGCGCTTTTTGCAAGAACCGCCTGCATGGGCGGTCAGCGCGCGCGGCACCGAACGTGACGATGCCAACTGGACGCCGCTGCGCGGTCCGCTCTCTGCACGTTCCGCGCGGCAAAGCAGCATCATCGCCGCCAACCTCTGCGGTTGGTTGCAGCGCACGGGCTATCTGCGCGCGAACCCGTTTCTCGATGACGACGCGCTCGTTCTTACCGTGCCGGCGCCCAGCGCGCCCGCAGCCAGGCCCGTCACAGCATCGGAACCAGACCCCGCACTATGCGCATCTGACATGGCATTGATGATCGATGCCGTACGTGCGCGTGTCGCGTTGGGCCGTGAAGCGCGCTTGCGCCAAGCGCGCGACCACTTCCTCGCCGTGCTTCTTGCGCAGGCGGGCATGCGCGTATCTGAGTTGATGTTTGCCCGCATGGGCGATGTGGCGCTGCATGCCGTGCCGGCCTCGCATGCAACAACCGGCGCACAGCTCCCGTCATCGGTCTGGCTGCTGGCGGTCGGCACGGGCCGCGCGCAGCGCTGGCTGCCATGCGATGCGTTGATGTCTGCCCTGCGTGAGTACCGCACGGCCTTCGGCCTGTCGCCACTGCCGCTGCCGAACGAAGCCACACCGCTGCTGCTGTCGGTGCGCAAGCGCTCGCCGCGACGCGCGGACGGCACCATCATCGACTCACCTGCCCTGCGCCGCGACTTCGGCGAGCGCAAGGGCATCGCCTCGCGTTCGCAGCTGCTGCTCATCGTCAAGGCTATGCTGGGCGAAGCCGCTGAATATGCCCGCGCCATCGGCCACGCCGACGCAGCCGTGCGCCTTGCGAATGCCTCGCTACGCAGCGTACGCGGTGCGCATTTGCGCGAGCGGCTTGCCACCGGCGAAGCCGCTGCCGACGTTGCCCATGCGCTTGGGCTTGCGGCCCTGCCGAGCGCGTCCGTGCGCGCACGCGACGCCGACCTCGCCGCCAGCATCGTTGACGCAGCCCGCAAGCTGGCCCTACCGTCCGCCTGA
- a CDS encoding NCS2 family permease produces MTWIARTFKLEEHQTNVRTEVLAGLTTFLTMAYIIFVNPNILADAGMPHDAVFVATCIAAAIGTIIMGIYANYPIAMAPGMGLNAYFAYAVVKGMGFTWQAALGAVFISGCLFLLVSVFRIREMIVNGIPHSIRVAITAGIGLFLGIVSLRGAGLIVGNPATLVTLGDVHQPSVILAVVGFFVIVALDHLRVKGAILIGILAVTAASFFFAGNTFHGVVSMPPSLAPTLLQLDIMGALSVGILNVVLVFFLVELFDATGTLMGVANRAGLLKQGKMDRLNKALLADSTAIMAGSLLGTSSTTAYIESASGVQAGGRTGLTALTVAALFLLCLFFSPLAGVVPAYATAPALLYVSCLMLRELVDLNWEDTTEAVPAVLTALMMPFTYSIANGVAFGFITYSGLKLFTGRMREVPVIVWIISAVFLFRFFYLSGGH; encoded by the coding sequence ATGACCTGGATTGCGCGCACCTTCAAGCTCGAGGAACACCAGACCAACGTCCGCACGGAAGTGCTTGCGGGGCTGACAACGTTCCTCACGATGGCGTACATCATCTTCGTCAACCCGAACATCCTGGCCGACGCGGGCATGCCGCACGACGCGGTGTTTGTCGCCACCTGCATTGCCGCGGCGATCGGCACCATCATCATGGGGATATACGCGAACTACCCCATCGCGATGGCGCCGGGCATGGGCTTGAACGCCTACTTTGCGTACGCGGTGGTCAAGGGCATGGGCTTTACGTGGCAGGCGGCGCTGGGCGCGGTGTTCATTTCCGGCTGCCTGTTCCTGCTGGTGAGCGTGTTCCGCATTCGCGAGATGATCGTCAACGGCATTCCGCATTCGATTCGCGTGGCCATCACCGCGGGTATCGGATTGTTCCTGGGCATCGTGTCGCTGCGAGGAGCCGGGCTGATCGTCGGGAATCCGGCGACGCTCGTGACGCTGGGCGATGTGCACCAGCCTTCGGTCATCCTGGCGGTGGTCGGCTTCTTCGTGATCGTCGCCCTGGACCACCTGCGCGTGAAGGGCGCCATCCTGATTGGCATTCTGGCCGTGACGGCAGCGAGCTTCTTCTTTGCGGGCAACACCTTCCACGGCGTGGTGTCGATGCCGCCGTCGCTGGCGCCCACGCTGCTGCAGCTCGACATCATGGGTGCCCTGTCGGTGGGCATCCTGAACGTGGTGCTGGTGTTCTTCCTGGTCGAACTGTTTGACGCGACCGGCACGCTGATGGGCGTGGCCAACCGTGCGGGCCTGCTCAAGCAGGGCAAGATGGACCGCCTGAACAAGGCGCTGCTGGCGGACAGCACGGCCATCATGGCGGGCTCGCTGCTGGGCACCTCGTCGACCACTGCCTATATCGAAAGCGCTTCGGGTGTGCAGGCCGGCGGCCGGACGGGGCTGACTGCGCTGACGGTGGCCGCGCTGTTTCTGCTGTGCCTGTTCTTTTCGCCGCTGGCCGGTGTGGTGCCGGCGTACGCGACGGCGCCCGCGCTGCTGTATGTGTCGTGCCTGATGTTGCGCGAACTGGTCGACCTGAACTGGGAAGACACCACCGAGGCCGTGCCGGCCGTGCTGACGGCACTGATGATGCCGTTCACCTACTCGATCGCCAACGGAGTCGCGTTCGGCTTCATCACGTACTCCGGCCTGAAGCTGTTCACGGGCCGCATGCGAGAGGTACCGGTCATCGTGTGGATCATCTCTGCGGTGTTTCTGTTCCGCTTCTTCTATCTGTCCGGCGGCCACTGA
- a CDS encoding replication protein RepA, whose translation MVTKRLTPNGKPDDDSPGRIIVPSGGQVIAAPEKFQRLFDEAQAMEREDAWQSGEVGFLSRASVQVTLPYRAPKGAPPVWTRSSGNISLMIQPGYFTQQRSERASNGRQRIVSETVSFGYPYGSYPRLMLAWIGKEIMAKKKRGEFQGTVEDRRISLGNSLSEFMYNLGIPMATGGKRGTMTLVRQQMIRLFSATIAIVQNKSAPSSQNQNQEPLSIDRIGYLLADQLSTWWDPMQPGQGSMFESFVVLSEPFFNELVNRPVPVDMRALKALKQSPFALDVYSWLTYRFFTIQKRTEIPWEALQMQFGTETESERKFRALFRKALKDVLVVYPDAKVDADSSKALILQPSRTSVRKLA comes from the coding sequence ATGGTCACCAAACGCCTCACACCCAATGGGAAACCGGACGACGATTCGCCCGGCCGCATCATCGTCCCTTCGGGAGGGCAAGTCATTGCCGCGCCGGAGAAGTTTCAGCGCCTGTTCGACGAAGCGCAGGCGATGGAGCGCGAAGACGCCTGGCAAAGCGGCGAGGTCGGCTTTCTCAGCCGTGCCAGCGTGCAGGTCACCCTCCCCTATCGCGCGCCCAAAGGTGCGCCGCCGGTCTGGACGCGCTCCAGCGGCAATATCTCGTTGATGATCCAGCCGGGCTACTTCACGCAGCAGCGTTCCGAGCGGGCAAGCAATGGGCGGCAGCGCATCGTCTCCGAGACGGTCTCCTTCGGCTATCCCTATGGCTCGTATCCGCGTCTGATGCTCGCCTGGATCGGCAAGGAGATCATGGCCAAGAAGAAACGGGGCGAGTTCCAGGGTACGGTGGAAGACCGGCGTATCTCGCTTGGCAACTCGCTGTCCGAGTTCATGTACAACTTGGGCATTCCGATGGCGACCGGCGGCAAGCGGGGCACGATGACGTTGGTGCGCCAGCAGATGATTCGCCTGTTCTCGGCGACAATTGCCATCGTGCAGAACAAGTCGGCACCCAGCAGCCAGAACCAGAACCAGGAGCCGCTATCGATCGATCGTATCGGCTACCTGCTGGCCGACCAATTGTCGACCTGGTGGGATCCCATGCAGCCAGGGCAAGGCTCGATGTTCGAGAGCTTCGTGGTGCTGTCCGAACCGTTCTTCAATGAGCTCGTGAATCGGCCTGTGCCAGTCGATATGCGTGCATTGAAGGCGCTCAAGCAATCGCCATTTGCGCTGGACGTGTATTCGTGGCTCACGTACCGCTTCTTTACGATCCAGAAGCGTACGGAGATTCCTTGGGAAGCACTGCAGATGCAATTCGGTACCGAGACCGAAAGCGAGCGGAAATTCCGTGCGCTGTTCCGAAAGGCGCTGAAGGACGTGCTGGTTGTCTATCCTGACGCCAAGGTGGATGCAGACTCTTCCAAGGCGCTGATTCTGCAGCCTTCGCGAACCAGTGTGCGCAAATTGGCCTGA
- a CDS encoding cold-shock protein — protein sequence MATGTVKWFNETKGFGFITPDGGGADLFAHFSEIQGSGFKTLKDGQKVTFEVKQGPKGLQASAIKPE from the coding sequence ATGGCCACGGGTACTGTCAAATGGTTTAACGAAACCAAAGGCTTCGGCTTCATCACTCCGGACGGCGGCGGCGCAGATCTGTTCGCGCACTTCTCCGAAATTCAGGGTTCGGGCTTCAAGACCCTGAAGGACGGCCAGAAGGTCACCTTCGAGGTGAAGCAAGGCCCGAAGGGTCTGCAAGCCTCGGCGATCAAGCCGGAATAA